The Calypte anna isolate BGI_N300 chromosome 2, bCalAnn1_v1.p, whole genome shotgun sequence genome includes a window with the following:
- the SNX16 gene encoding sorting nexin-16 isoform X1, translating into MATPYVPVPIPIGNSSSSFTNRSQRSSSFGSISTSSSSSKGQLEDSTIDSFKKMSTSDQIDSMSSVCSSPLVRTKFTGMDTSIEYCTQPVEEIEQNADSRSWEDRPSTPTILGYEVMEERAKFTVYKILVKRTPEESWVVFRRYTDFSRLNDKLKDMFPGFRLALPPKRWFKDNYNPDFLEDRQLGLQAFLQNLVAHKDIANCIAVREFLCLDDPPGPFDSLEESRAFCETLEETNYRLQKELLEKQREVESLKKLLSEKQLHIDAIERRIRDLSLGKMTRQMSGEESECSGEVESSAVEADQGTLAEDSCSDKENHEACWTGSLAEKSAPEIEVAEVAYTADEE; encoded by the exons ATGGCAACACCGTATGTTCCCGTCCCTATTCCTATCGGAAATTCATCATCCAGCTTTACAAACAGAAGCCAAAGAAGTTCTTCTTTTGGGAGCATCTCAACAAGTTCCAGCTCCTCAAAAGGACAGCTGGAGGACTCTACAATTGATAGTTTTAAAAAGATGAGCACATCTGACCAGATTGATTCTATGTCATCTGTATGTAGTAGTCCACTTGTTAGGACTAAATTTACAGGTATGGATACATCCATAGAGTACTGCACTCAGCCTGTAGAAGAAATAGAGCAGAATGCAGATTCCAGGAGTTGGGAAGATCGACCATCCACGCCTACTATACTGGGTTATGAGGTGATGGAGGAAAGGGCAAAATTCACT GTATACAAAATACTGGTAAAAAGAACTCCAGAAGAAAGTTGGGTGGTTTTCAGAAGGTACACTGACTTCTCCAGGCTTAACGATAAG CTAAAAGATATGTTTCCGGGGTTTCGCTTGGCCCTTCCACCGAAGCGCTGGTTCAAGGATAATTATAACCCTGACTTCCTGGAAGATCGACAGCTGGGACTACAGGCATTCCTTCAGAATTTAGTAGCTCACAAGGATATTGCTAACTG TATTGCAGTGAGGGAATTCCTTTGTCTGGATGATCCTCCGGGTCCTTTTGACAGTCTGGAAGAGAGCAGG GCTTTCTGTGAAACTCTGGAGGAAACAAACTACCGTCTACAAAAAGAACTGCTTGAAAAACAAAGGGAGGTTGAATCACTGAAGAAATTGCTAAGTGAAAAGCAGCTCCATATAGATGCTATTGAAAGAAGAATTAG GGATTTATCTTTAGGAAAAATGACTCGTCAGATGTCAGGAGAAGAAAGTGAGTGCAGTGGTGAGGTGGAGTCTTCTGCAGTAGAAGCAGACCAGGGTACCTTGGCTGAGGACAGCTG CTCAGATAAAGAGAACCATGAGGCATGCTGGACTGGCTCTTTGGCTGAAAAGTCTGCACCAGAAATTGAAGTTGCTGAAGTAGCCTACACTGCTGATGAGGAGTAG
- the SNX16 gene encoding sorting nexin-16 isoform X2, whose product MATPYVPVPIPIGNSSSSFTNRSQRSSSFGSISTSSSSSKGQLEDSTIDSFKKMSTSDQIDSMSSVCSSPLVRTKFTGMDTSIEYCTQPVEEIEQNADSRSWEDRPSTPTILGYEVMEERAKFTVYKILVKRTPEESWVVFRRYTDFSRLNDKLKDMFPGFRLALPPKRWFKDNYNPDFLEDRQLGLQAFLQNLVAHKDIANCIAVREFLCLDDPPGPFDSLEESRAFCETLEETNYRLQKELLEKQREVESLKKLLSEKQLHIDAIERRISSDKENHEACWTGSLAEKSAPEIEVAEVAYTADEE is encoded by the exons ATGGCAACACCGTATGTTCCCGTCCCTATTCCTATCGGAAATTCATCATCCAGCTTTACAAACAGAAGCCAAAGAAGTTCTTCTTTTGGGAGCATCTCAACAAGTTCCAGCTCCTCAAAAGGACAGCTGGAGGACTCTACAATTGATAGTTTTAAAAAGATGAGCACATCTGACCAGATTGATTCTATGTCATCTGTATGTAGTAGTCCACTTGTTAGGACTAAATTTACAGGTATGGATACATCCATAGAGTACTGCACTCAGCCTGTAGAAGAAATAGAGCAGAATGCAGATTCCAGGAGTTGGGAAGATCGACCATCCACGCCTACTATACTGGGTTATGAGGTGATGGAGGAAAGGGCAAAATTCACT GTATACAAAATACTGGTAAAAAGAACTCCAGAAGAAAGTTGGGTGGTTTTCAGAAGGTACACTGACTTCTCCAGGCTTAACGATAAG CTAAAAGATATGTTTCCGGGGTTTCGCTTGGCCCTTCCACCGAAGCGCTGGTTCAAGGATAATTATAACCCTGACTTCCTGGAAGATCGACAGCTGGGACTACAGGCATTCCTTCAGAATTTAGTAGCTCACAAGGATATTGCTAACTG TATTGCAGTGAGGGAATTCCTTTGTCTGGATGATCCTCCGGGTCCTTTTGACAGTCTGGAAGAGAGCAGG GCTTTCTGTGAAACTCTGGAGGAAACAAACTACCGTCTACAAAAAGAACTGCTTGAAAAACAAAGGGAGGTTGAATCACTGAAGAAATTGCTAAGTGAAAAGCAGCTCCATATAGATGCTATTGAAAGAAGAATTAG CTCAGATAAAGAGAACCATGAGGCATGCTGGACTGGCTCTTTGGCTGAAAAGTCTGCACCAGAAATTGAAGTTGCTGAAGTAGCCTACACTGCTGATGAGGAGTAG